Proteins from a single region of Crassaminicella profunda:
- a CDS encoding spore coat protein yields the protein MAHQASFTEKELMNDLLMSEKQVASAYTTGITESSCTNLRNVLMQCEHNVLCNQESVFQAMNQRGWYAVKKAASQDVQSAKGKFNQMQHELR from the coding sequence ATGGCACATCAAGCAAGTTTTACTGAAAAGGAATTAATGAATGACTTATTAATGTCTGAAAAACAAGTTGCTTCTGCTTATACTACAGGGATCACAGAAAGTTCTTGTACAAATTTAAGAAACGTCTTAATGCAATGTGAGCATAATGTCCTATGCAATCAAGAATCAGTTTTTCAAGCCATGAATCAAAGAGGTTGGTATGCAGTAAAAAAAGCTGCTAGTCAAGACGTACAAAGTGCAAAGGGTAAATTCAATCAAATGCAGCATGAATTAAGATAA
- the guaA gene encoding glutamine-hydrolyzing GMP synthase: MKSHELVLVIDFGGQYKELIARRVREQNVYCEVVSYKTPLEKIKEKNPKGIIFTGGPASVYAEKSPTIGKEIFELGIPVLGICYGGQLMAHLFGGKVTKAKTREYGRVELNIKNKEGIFVDIENNSKGWMSHTDYIEVAPEGFEVTAITDHCPVAAMRNAEKKLYAVQFHPEVEHSEKGREMIKNFLYEVCGCSGDWDMHDFTNQSIKEIREKVGDKKVLCALSGGVDSSVAAVMVHKAIGDQLTCIFVDHGLLRKNEGDQVEQLFKEKFHMNLIRVNAQERFLGKLKGVTDPETKRKIIGEEFIRVFEEESSKIGQIDYLVQGTVYPDVIESGTDTASVIKSHHNVGGLPEDIQFSLIEPLRQLFKDEVRKVGEELEIPEEVVWRQPFPGPGLAIRVLGEITEDKLHIVRESDAIFREEIRKANLHREIWQYFTALPNIKSVGVMGDERTYSHAVALRAVTSSDGMTSDWARIPYEVLEKISNRIVNEVDHVNRIVYDITSKPPSTIEWE, encoded by the coding sequence ATGAAAAGCCATGAATTAGTACTTGTGATAGATTTTGGTGGGCAATATAAGGAGTTAATTGCAAGACGTGTAAGGGAACAAAATGTATATTGCGAAGTTGTTTCTTATAAGACACCTTTAGAAAAAATAAAAGAAAAAAATCCAAAGGGAATTATTTTTACTGGTGGACCTGCTAGTGTATATGCTGAAAAATCCCCTACAATTGGAAAAGAAATATTTGAACTAGGAATTCCAGTTTTAGGAATTTGCTATGGTGGACAGTTAATGGCTCATTTATTTGGGGGAAAAGTAACCAAAGCTAAGACTCGTGAATACGGAAGAGTTGAATTAAACATAAAGAACAAAGAAGGTATATTTGTAGATATTGAGAATAATTCAAAGGGCTGGATGAGTCATACGGATTATATAGAAGTAGCACCAGAAGGTTTTGAAGTTACAGCTATCACAGACCATTGTCCAGTAGCAGCCATGAGAAATGCTGAAAAAAAATTATATGCAGTTCAATTCCATCCAGAGGTAGAGCATTCTGAAAAGGGAAGAGAAATGATCAAGAACTTCCTATATGAAGTATGTGGATGCAGTGGAGATTGGGATATGCATGATTTCACAAATCAAAGTATTAAAGAAATCAGAGAAAAAGTTGGAGATAAAAAGGTACTATGTGCATTATCAGGAGGAGTAGATTCATCTGTTGCAGCAGTAATGGTACATAAAGCAATAGGGGATCAATTAACTTGTATCTTTGTAGATCATGGACTTCTTAGAAAGAACGAAGGAGATCAAGTAGAACAACTTTTTAAAGAAAAGTTCCATATGAATTTAATAAGAGTGAATGCTCAAGAAAGATTCTTAGGAAAACTAAAAGGAGTAACAGATCCTGAAACAAAGAGAAAAATTATTGGAGAAGAATTTATTCGTGTATTCGAAGAAGAATCTTCAAAAATTGGACAAATTGATTATCTTGTACAAGGAACAGTTTACCCAGATGTTATTGAAAGTGGAACGGATACAGCATCTGTTATTAAAAGTCATCACAATGTAGGTGGACTACCAGAAGACATACAATTTTCTTTAATAGAGCCTCTAAGACAATTATTTAAAGATGAGGTAAGAAAAGTTGGAGAAGAATTAGAGATTCCAGAAGAAGTAGTATGGAGACAGCCTTTCCCAGGACCAGGACTTGCTATCAGAGTTCTTGGTGAAATCACAGAGGATAAGCTTCATATCGTAAGAGAATCAGATGCTATTTTTAGAGAAGAAATAAGAAAAGCAAATCTTCATAGAGAGATTTGGCAATACTTCACAGCGTTGCCAAACATCAAAAGTGTTGGGGTAATGGGAGATGAAAGAACATACTCTCATGCAGTAGCATTAAGAGCTGTAACAAGTAGTGATGGTATGACTAGTGACTGGGCGAGAATTCCTTATGAAGTACTTGAGAAAATTTCAAATAGAATTGTTAATGAAGTAGATCATGTAAATAGAATCGTTTATGATATAACAAGTAAGCCACCTTCAACGATTGAGTGGGAGTAG
- a CDS encoding CobW family GTP-binding protein, whose amino-acid sequence MIDIYLITGFLGAGKTTLMKNLIKGFQNNKTAIIVNEFGKEGVDGTLLEKEGMVIEEINNGSIFCVCRSDMFIDALIKARELDVEYIIVESSGLADPFGMPKIMNILEKLAPQAFHYSGSICVVDSKNFYKVYETAVAIKNQVQGADLIVINKVDMAKTEEIEEIEKTIKELNHHADIIKTSYSKVDDFDNIYKLQWHKPDMKGILIKKTLEISKYILKFETVDLDELKDWLKEWTKEVYRVKGFCKIKDIWYFIEAVQDQIYIKKIDGERNENFLVVLGPNKDVIKKKIKASWFEKFGIKIEII is encoded by the coding sequence ATGATTGATATTTATTTAATTACTGGTTTTTTAGGAGCAGGTAAGACAACCTTGATGAAAAATCTTATTAAAGGATTTCAAAATAATAAAACAGCTATTATTGTCAACGAATTTGGAAAAGAAGGGGTAGATGGAACTCTACTAGAAAAAGAAGGCATGGTTATAGAGGAGATCAATAATGGATCGATCTTTTGTGTATGTAGATCAGATATGTTTATAGATGCTTTAATAAAGGCTAGAGAATTAGATGTTGAATATATCATTGTAGAAAGTTCAGGGTTGGCAGATCCCTTTGGAATGCCCAAAATTATGAATATCCTTGAAAAGTTAGCGCCACAAGCGTTTCACTATAGTGGTTCAATTTGTGTAGTGGACAGTAAAAACTTTTATAAAGTCTATGAGACTGCTGTTGCAATCAAGAATCAAGTACAAGGAGCGGACCTTATCGTTATCAATAAAGTGGATATGGCTAAAACTGAAGAAATTGAAGAGATAGAAAAAACGATAAAAGAATTAAATCATCATGCAGATATTATCAAAACATCTTATTCAAAAGTTGATGATTTTGATAATATCTATAAATTACAGTGGCATAAACCTGATATGAAAGGGATTTTAATTAAAAAGACATTAGAAATTAGTAAATATATTTTAAAGTTTGAAACTGTTGATCTAGATGAATTAAAGGATTGGTTAAAGGAATGGACAAAAGAGGTATATCGTGTAAAGGGGTTTTGTAAAATCAAAGATATTTGGTATTTTATTGAAGCCGTTCAAGATCAAATTTATATAAAAAAAATAGATGGGGAGAGGAATGAGAATTTCCTTGTAGTATTAGGACCTAATAAAGATGTGATAAAAAAGAAAATAAAAGCAAGCTGGTTTGAAAAGTTTGGAATAAAAATAGAGATTATATAA
- a CDS encoding DUF1638 domain-containing protein yields the protein MSSDYHEYPKDMHKILQQKIDELEKVKDQYDYILLGFGLCGNVLEDLESRSIPIVAPRAHDCITLFMGSKETYEKYFKENTGTMYYIESWIDRNGLKKERKELESIGMNNSYEEYVEKYGEENAKYLIQMADEWKSRYNKALYISSELKHKDFSKEVKELAEERNWDYEERKNNCDLIKKMVNGEWQENKFLIVDQHSKIYHTTDSKLIDFKDNKDF from the coding sequence ATGAGTTCAGATTATCATGAATATCCTAAAGATATGCATAAGATTCTTCAGCAAAAAATTGATGAATTAGAAAAAGTGAAAGATCAATATGATTATATTTTACTTGGATTTGGACTATGTGGGAATGTATTAGAAGATTTAGAAAGTAGAAGTATTCCTATTGTTGCCCCTAGAGCTCATGATTGTATTACATTATTTATGGGTTCAAAAGAAACTTATGAAAAATATTTTAAGGAAAATACAGGTACCATGTATTATATTGAATCATGGATTGATAGAAATGGGTTGAAAAAAGAAAGAAAAGAGCTAGAAAGTATTGGAATGAATAACAGTTATGAGGAATATGTAGAAAAATATGGAGAGGAAAATGCTAAGTATCTAATTCAAATGGCAGATGAATGGAAAAGTCGATACAATAAAGCTTTGTATATTTCAAGTGAATTAAAGCATAAGGATTTTTCCAAAGAGGTTAAAGAATTAGCAGAGGAAAGAAATTGGGATTATGAAGAAAGAAAAAATAATTGTGACTTAATAAAAAAGATGGTCAATGGAGAATGGCAGGAAAATAAATTTTTAATCGTAGATCAGCATAGTAAGATTTATCATACAACAGATAGTAAACTTATTGATTTTAAAGATAATAAAGATTTTTAA
- a CDS encoding ASKHA domain-containing protein has translation MIVDLKDCKKAVYINSEETVLEALNKEGILVYAPCGGKGDCGKCKIKIKGQISPITKEERKILTKEEIYKGIRLACKTYLYGQAEAEILEEQFTNESKGKLGAKRIYAIDNHIVKKVVQLDSPTFENGYTMADAIKKKLGNVHIGLKIMRYLSHHIDYTKDTTFTLYKDELIDIEYEDTRDQIYGIAIDIGTTTVVCYLIDLVKGVSIEVSSMQNPQVGYGADVISRINYTLENKDGLEILNKRIIHGIDELIHKVMEKTKIEKRHIYECVLVANTTMTHLFLGLDASSLSRVPFNAVTKEIIIEDAEQIGIKNINTKGKVVFLPGIAGFVGADTVGAMIAANLINNKDIKLLIDLGTNGEIVLSTPKGNYACSTAAGPAFEGAKIKYGMQAFSGAINQVEITDDLYYTTIDQKPAKGICGSGLIDIVSELLRVGIIREDGKIVDTEDLENEKLARRIIKNGSQKEVIIAYENETQKDGYIAITQKDIREIQLAKGAIRGGINILLKVAKVKINDIDKILLAGTFGNFINKESARRIGVFPNVSMDKIISIGNAAGEGAITALCNQTVIQEQAEVYSSTTKHIEISNHPDFQDEFLEGMYLK, from the coding sequence ATGATTGTAGATTTGAAAGATTGTAAAAAAGCTGTATATATCAATAGTGAAGAAACTGTACTAGAAGCTTTGAATAAGGAAGGTATACTTGTGTATGCTCCTTGTGGAGGGAAAGGTGACTGTGGAAAGTGTAAGATAAAAATAAAAGGACAAATCAGTCCTATTACAAAAGAGGAAAGAAAAATATTGACGAAGGAAGAGATTTACAAAGGAATCAGGCTTGCTTGTAAAACATATTTATATGGACAAGCAGAGGCTGAAATATTAGAGGAGCAATTTACGAATGAATCAAAAGGAAAATTAGGGGCAAAAAGAATATATGCAATAGATAATCATATTGTAAAAAAAGTAGTTCAATTAGATTCTCCAACTTTTGAAAATGGATATACAATGGCAGATGCAATAAAGAAAAAATTAGGAAATGTCCATATAGGACTAAAAATAATGAGGTATTTATCCCATCATATAGATTATACAAAAGATACTACATTTACTTTATATAAGGATGAATTGATTGATATAGAATATGAGGATACCCGTGATCAAATATATGGTATAGCTATTGATATTGGGACAACGACAGTTGTATGTTATTTGATAGATTTAGTAAAAGGGGTATCTATAGAGGTAAGTTCTATGCAAAATCCTCAAGTTGGATATGGTGCAGATGTAATATCAAGAATCAATTATACTTTAGAAAATAAAGATGGATTAGAGATATTGAATAAAAGAATCATTCATGGAATTGATGAGTTAATTCATAAAGTGATGGAAAAGACAAAAATAGAAAAAAGGCATATATATGAGTGTGTGTTAGTAGCCAATACGACTATGACCCATTTATTTTTAGGGCTAGATGCAAGTAGTCTATCTAGAGTACCCTTTAATGCTGTAACAAAAGAAATAATTATAGAGGATGCAGAACAAATAGGTATAAAAAATATAAACACAAAAGGAAAGGTTGTATTTTTACCAGGAATAGCAGGATTCGTTGGAGCAGATACAGTGGGCGCTATGATTGCAGCAAATTTAATAAATAACAAGGATATAAAGCTATTGATAGATTTAGGAACAAATGGAGAGATTGTTCTTTCAACCCCAAAAGGAAATTATGCTTGTTCAACGGCAGCAGGACCAGCTTTCGAAGGTGCAAAGATAAAATATGGCATGCAGGCATTTTCTGGAGCAATCAATCAAGTTGAAATTACAGATGATTTGTATTATACAACCATTGATCAGAAACCTGCTAAGGGCATATGTGGATCAGGTTTAATTGATATTGTGAGTGAATTATTACGAGTAGGAATTATTAGAGAAGATGGAAAAATTGTAGATACAGAAGATTTGGAAAATGAAAAATTGGCTAGAAGAATTATAAAAAATGGTAGCCAAAAGGAAGTAATCATAGCCTATGAAAATGAGACCCAAAAAGATGGTTATATAGCTATTACTCAAAAGGATATTCGAGAAATTCAACTTGCCAAAGGAGCTATTCGAGGAGGGATAAATATATTACTTAAAGTTGCGAAAGTAAAAATAAATGATATTGATAAGATATTGTTAGCTGGAACTTTTGGAAACTTTATTAATAAAGAAAGTGCACGTAGGATAGGGGTATTTCCAAATGTGTCTATGGATAAAATTATTTCTATAGGAAATGCAGCTGGAGAAGGGGCTATCACGGCACTTTGTAATCAAACTGTTATTCAAGAGCAAGCAGAAGTTTATTCTTCAACAACTAAGCATATTGAAATCTCAAATCATCCAGATTTCCAAGATGAATTTTTAGAAGGAATGTATTTAAAATAG
- a CDS encoding uroporphyrinogen decarboxylase family protein, which translates to MTGKERIIKLLKKEKVDKVPWVPFAGVHAGKLKGYTAKEILQDKDKLVEALLEVKKLYQPDGMPVVFDLQMEAEVLGCDLLWAENNPPSVRTHPLAETKDIPCTCMVPSENDGRIPMILEAMREIREKIGEDTALYGLITGPFTLASHLRGVNIFMDMIEDPEYTKKLLAYTTEVANAMSKYFIEAGMDVIAVVDPLVSQISPRHFKKLLHEPFKVVFDFIRENGALSSFFVCGDATKNIEPMCKTNPDSISVDENVDMVVAKEVTDQYDVVIGGNIPLTTVMLHGTQQDNMKYVVDLLDQLTHERLIIAPGCDMPYDLPIENTIAVQQAVRQTEEIREILKNYTAVEQDIEIEIPDYKNLKKPFIEVFTLDSVACAACTYMLGAAMDAKEYFGDAIDVIEYKYTEKESIARCKAMGVTNLPSIYINGKVEYKSIIPSRQELFAKIEEAKKELA; encoded by the coding sequence ATGACAGGAAAAGAGAGAATTATAAAATTATTAAAAAAAGAAAAAGTAGATAAAGTACCATGGGTTCCATTTGCAGGTGTTCATGCAGGAAAACTTAAAGGATATACGGCAAAGGAAATATTACAAGATAAAGATAAATTGGTGGAGGCATTATTAGAAGTAAAGAAATTATATCAACCTGATGGCATGCCAGTAGTCTTTGATTTACAAATGGAAGCAGAAGTTTTAGGGTGCGATTTATTATGGGCTGAGAATAATCCTCCTTCTGTAAGAACTCATCCTTTAGCGGAGACAAAGGATATACCTTGTACTTGTATGGTGCCTTCTGAAAATGATGGAAGAATCCCTATGATTTTGGAAGCTATGAGAGAAATAAGAGAAAAAATTGGGGAAGATACAGCTCTTTATGGATTGATTACTGGACCTTTTACATTGGCTTCTCACTTAAGAGGGGTAAATATTTTCATGGATATGATTGAAGATCCAGAATACACTAAAAAATTATTAGCCTATACAACAGAAGTTGCAAATGCTATGAGCAAATATTTTATAGAGGCTGGCATGGATGTGATTGCTGTAGTTGATCCATTAGTATCTCAAATCTCTCCAAGACATTTTAAAAAATTATTACATGAACCATTTAAAGTTGTTTTTGATTTTATCCGTGAGAATGGGGCATTATCTTCATTCTTTGTATGTGGTGATGCCACAAAAAATATTGAACCTATGTGTAAAACAAATCCAGATTCTATTTCAGTAGATGAAAATGTGGACATGGTAGTAGCTAAGGAAGTTACGGATCAATATGATGTTGTAATTGGTGGAAATATTCCATTGACAACAGTTATGCTTCACGGAACTCAACAAGATAATATGAAATATGTTGTAGATCTTTTAGATCAGCTAACTCATGAGCGATTGATTATAGCACCAGGGTGTGATATGCCATATGATTTACCTATTGAAAATACAATTGCTGTACAGCAAGCTGTTCGTCAAACGGAAGAAATTAGAGAAATATTAAAGAATTATACAGCAGTAGAGCAAGATATAGAAATTGAAATACCTGATTATAAGAATCTTAAAAAACCTTTTATTGAAGTATTTACATTAGATTCTGTTGCTTGTGCAGCTTGTACTTATATGTTAGGAGCTGCAATGGATGCAAAAGAATATTTTGGAGATGCTATTGATGTAATTGAATATAAATATACAGAAAAAGAAAGTATTGCACGTTGTAAAGCTATGGGGGTTACAAATCTACCAAGTATATATATTAATGGAAAAGTAGAATATAAATCAATTATTCCAAGTCGTCAAGAGCTTTTTGCAAAAATCGAAGAAGCAAAAAAAGAACTTGCATAG
- the guaB gene encoding IMP dehydrogenase yields the protein MEGKFAKEGLTFDDVLLVPQKSSVLPRDVDTRTRLTKKIKLNIPLMSAGMDTVTEAKLAIAMAREGGIGIIHKNMSIEAQALEVDKVKRSEHGVIVDPFYLSPEHVIADALELMERYHISGVPIVDEHKKLVGILTNRDIRFENDVNKKIEDAMTKENLVTAKEGICMEEAEKILKSRKIEKLPIVDDEGYLKGLITIKDIEKAIQYPNSAKDLRGRLLVGAAIGITGDMMERAQALIKAGVDVIVVDTAHGHSQGVLEAVKKIKEAFPEVQLIAGNVATGEATEELILAGADAVKVGIGPGSICTTRVVAGIGVPQITAVYDCACAAKKYDIPVIADGGIKYSGDIPKAIAAGAEICMLGSLFAGTEESPGETVIYKGRNFKTYRGMGSMSAMAAGSKDRYFQENAKKFVPEGVEGMVPYRGRLKDIVYQMVGGLRAGMGYCGTPTIKDMVENGKFIKITAASLKESHPHDISITKEAPNYSVRD from the coding sequence ATGGAAGGGAAATTTGCAAAAGAAGGGTTAACCTTTGATGATGTATTATTAGTGCCACAAAAATCTAGCGTATTACCAAGAGATGTAGATACGAGAACAAGACTTACAAAAAAGATAAAACTAAATATTCCTCTAATGAGTGCAGGAATGGATACAGTAACAGAAGCAAAGCTAGCTATTGCTATGGCTAGAGAAGGTGGAATTGGTATTATTCATAAGAATATGTCTATTGAAGCACAAGCGCTAGAGGTAGATAAAGTAAAAAGAAGTGAGCACGGTGTAATTGTAGATCCTTTTTACTTATCACCAGAGCATGTGATTGCAGATGCATTAGAATTAATGGAAAGATATCATATATCAGGTGTTCCTATTGTAGATGAGCATAAAAAATTAGTAGGAATTCTTACAAATAGAGATATAAGATTCGAAAATGATGTAAACAAAAAAATTGAAGATGCTATGACGAAAGAAAATTTAGTTACGGCAAAAGAAGGCATCTGTATGGAAGAAGCAGAAAAGATCTTAAAGAGCAGAAAAATAGAAAAGCTTCCAATTGTAGATGATGAAGGATATTTAAAGGGATTAATTACAATAAAAGATATTGAAAAAGCTATCCAATATCCAAATTCAGCAAAGGATCTAAGAGGAAGATTACTTGTAGGTGCTGCAATCGGTATTACAGGAGATATGATGGAAAGAGCACAAGCTTTGATTAAAGCAGGTGTTGATGTAATTGTAGTTGATACGGCTCATGGTCATTCTCAAGGGGTTCTAGAGGCGGTAAAGAAAATTAAAGAAGCTTTCCCTGAGGTACAATTGATAGCAGGAAATGTGGCAACTGGTGAGGCTACAGAAGAATTAATCCTTGCTGGGGCAGATGCTGTAAAGGTTGGAATAGGACCTGGATCTATTTGTACAACAAGGGTAGTTGCAGGAATTGGTGTACCTCAAATTACAGCAGTTTATGATTGTGCATGTGCTGCTAAGAAGTATGATATTCCAGTTATAGCAGATGGTGGAATTAAATATTCAGGAGATATTCCAAAGGCTATTGCTGCTGGAGCTGAGATCTGTATGTTGGGTTCATTATTTGCTGGAACAGAAGAAAGTCCAGGAGAAACTGTTATCTATAAAGGAAGAAACTTTAAAACTTATAGAGGTATGGGTTCTATGAGTGCCATGGCTGCTGGAAGTAAGGATCGATATTTCCAAGAGAATGCAAAGAAGTTTGTACCTGAAGGCGTAGAAGGAATGGTACCTTATAGAGGAAGATTAAAGGATATTGTATATCAAATGGTTGGAGGACTAAGAGCCGGAATGGGTTATTGCGGAACACCAACTATAAAGGATATGGTTGAGAATGGTAAATTTATAAAAATCACTGCTGCTTCTCTTAAAGAAAGTCATCCACATGATATTAGTATTACAAAAGAAGCACCAAATTATAGTGTAAGAGACTAA
- a CDS encoding LacI family DNA-binding transcriptional regulator has product MRVTIKSIAEAAKVSRGTVDKVLNNRPGVSQPVREKVRKIAQDLGYKPNLAGKALAYQKNPLKIGVIILSKEDPFFNEVYEGIQKAYEELKDFGLLIETIFMNSVDVDEQLRCIKQLEEQNISALALSPLNEESIKKELIRLTQKNIKIMTFNTDLVDIERMCFVGQNLIKSGRIAGELIGKLLVNGGDVAVITGIEKIKALQERVEGFKEIIKEEYPSIKIIDIIKNIKDNESSYQKTMDLMKKYPHIKAIYITGIGVGGVGKALKELNRKDIKIVCFDKITETVDLLKEKVIDFTITQEPFMQGYLPIKILFDYYFKNQQPASEVVHTKLEIKTKENIDH; this is encoded by the coding sequence ATGAGAGTAACTATAAAATCAATAGCAGAAGCTGCAAAGGTTTCAAGAGGAACAGTAGATAAGGTTTTGAACAATAGACCAGGGGTAAGTCAACCTGTTAGAGAAAAGGTAAGAAAAATAGCACAGGATTTGGGATATAAACCCAATTTAGCTGGAAAAGCATTGGCCTATCAAAAAAATCCTTTAAAAATAGGGGTAATTATATTAAGTAAAGAGGATCCATTTTTCAATGAAGTCTATGAAGGTATACAAAAAGCTTATGAGGAATTAAAAGACTTTGGCCTTTTGATTGAGACAATTTTTATGAATAGTGTAGATGTAGATGAACAACTACGATGTATTAAACAATTAGAGGAACAAAATATATCTGCCCTTGCATTATCTCCATTAAATGAAGAAAGTATAAAAAAAGAATTAATAAGGCTTACCCAAAAAAATATAAAAATAATGACCTTTAATACGGATTTAGTAGATATAGAAAGAATGTGTTTTGTAGGACAAAATCTAATAAAAAGTGGACGAATTGCAGGAGAACTCATTGGAAAGTTATTAGTTAATGGCGGAGATGTGGCAGTAATTACAGGGATTGAAAAAATAAAAGCTTTACAGGAAAGAGTTGAAGGATTTAAAGAAATCATTAAAGAAGAATACCCCAGTATAAAAATAATAGATATCATAAAAAATATAAAAGATAATGAATCTTCATACCAAAAGACAATGGATTTGATGAAAAAATATCCTCATATAAAGGCTATCTACATTACAGGCATAGGAGTAGGTGGGGTTGGAAAGGCACTTAAAGAATTGAATAGAAAAGATATAAAAATTGTGTGTTTTGATAAAATTACTGAAACGGTAGATTTGTTAAAGGAAAAAGTAATAGATTTTACAATAACCCAAGAACCCTTTATGCAAGGATATTTGCCTATAAAGATTTTATTTGATTATTATTTTAAAAATCAACAACCAGCAAGTGAAGTTGTTCATACAAAGCTTGAAATAAAAACAAAAGAAAATATAGATCATTAG
- a CDS encoding corrinoid protein has protein sequence MMILKQIAEYLEDGMAPKVKELVQQALDEGLDPKIILEEGLLKGMEVIGKLFKENEIFVPEVMIAARAMNAGMSILEPVLVKIGNVSLGKVVIGTVKGDLHDIGKNIVGMMLKGAGLEVIDLGVDVSVEKFVDEAEAVGANIICMSALLTTTMLNMEALIKELENRGIRDQYIVMIGGAPVTDDFAKKIGANIYTPDAATAAEAAKEVLIA, from the coding sequence ATGATGATTTTAAAACAAATAGCTGAATATTTAGAGGATGGAATGGCTCCTAAAGTAAAAGAACTAGTACAGCAAGCATTAGATGAAGGGTTGGACCCGAAAATAATACTAGAAGAAGGTCTTCTTAAAGGGATGGAAGTGATAGGAAAACTCTTTAAAGAAAATGAAATATTTGTACCAGAGGTAATGATTGCAGCAAGAGCTATGAACGCAGGAATGAGCATATTAGAACCTGTTCTTGTAAAGATAGGAAATGTATCCTTAGGAAAGGTTGTTATTGGTACGGTGAAAGGAGATTTGCATGACATTGGTAAAAATATTGTGGGAATGATGTTGAAAGGAGCAGGTCTAGAGGTAATTGATTTAGGGGTAGATGTATCTGTAGAAAAGTTTGTGGATGAAGCAGAAGCAGTGGGAGCAAATATTATTTGTATGTCTGCATTATTAACCACAACCATGTTAAATATGGAAGCACTTATAAAGGAACTTGAAAATAGAGGGATTAGAGATCAGTATATCGTTATGATTGGAGGCGCTCCTGTAACGGATGATTTTGCAAAAAAAATAGGAGCAAACATATATACTCCTGATGCAGCTACTGCAGCAGAAGCTGCAAAGGAAGTTTTAATTGCTTAA
- a CDS encoding GGDEF domain-containing protein has translation MFIYVITSIYIQTKKPISISLIYKVYEISFGFYGFLIAIMRALLAQNHIFPLPTIYIAVLYGFAVIFYFHPFKSFFIYGISSSILIIALPIFQPTLMKSSYIQDTLSNNMIAWIASVINYRKYVKEFMAQKIINKNNQELKEKTFQIQKMNEQLKELSTRDGLTNIYNRRKLDEVLAYEYNRANRHCKAFSVILLDLDLFKSVNDTYGHNIGDKVLIDTAEILKNNIRRSDMVGRWGGEEFLIVCPNTNIHQALCISEKLRKEIETHKFPVANKRTSSFGVASYQKGDTIDDLISRADKGLYQAKENGRNRVEIV, from the coding sequence ATGTTCATTTATGTTATTACAAGTATATATATACAAACAAAAAAGCCTATTTCTATCTCTCTAATTTATAAAGTTTATGAGATTAGTTTTGGTTTTTATGGTTTTTTAATTGCAATCATGAGAGCTCTACTAGCACAAAATCATATTTTTCCACTGCCTACCATATACATTGCCGTACTTTATGGGTTTGCTGTAATTTTTTACTTTCATCCCTTCAAAAGCTTTTTTATTTATGGAATCAGTAGTTCAATTTTAATTATAGCATTGCCAATATTTCAACCCACTCTTATGAAGAGTAGCTACATACAAGATACTTTGTCTAATAATATGATTGCTTGGATTGCCTCAGTAATTAATTATCGAAAATATGTAAAAGAATTTATGGCTCAAAAAATTATTAACAAAAATAATCAAGAGCTTAAAGAAAAGACCTTTCAAATTCAAAAAATGAATGAACAATTAAAAGAACTTTCAACAAGAGATGGATTAACAAACATTTACAACCGCCGAAAATTAGATGAAGTTTTAGCGTATGAATATAATAGAGCTAACAGGCATTGCAAAGCATTTTCCGTTATTCTATTGGATTTAGATTTATTTAAATCTGTTAATGATACCTATGGACATAATATAGGGGATAAAGTATTAATTGACACAGCTGAAATATTAAAAAATAATATTCGGAGGAGTGATATGGTGGGTAGATGGGGTGGAGAAGAATTTTTGATTGTTTGCCCTAATACTAATATTCATCAAGCATTATGTATATCAGAAAAATTAAGAAAAGAAATTGAAACTCACAAATTTCCTGTTGCAAATAAAAGAACGAGTAGCTTTGGTGTGGCATCTTATCAAAAAGGAGATACCATTGATGATTTAATAAGTAGAGCTGATAAAGGATTATATCAAGCGAAAGAAAATGGAAGAAATAGGGTTGAAATTGTATAG